DNA from Lagenorhynchus albirostris chromosome 3, mLagAlb1.1, whole genome shotgun sequence:
ATGCCTGTgaatctttggaaaaatataaaaactgtaaAGCAATACCTACTTTGTATATTAAAAGTAGATTTATGAAGGTGAGCTAATAAAATATAACAGCACCTCGAAAGAGGTTAAGAATTATTAGAAACTGAGAGCACACATCCTTAATCCGTGACAATGTTAGGGAGAAAGTAATAAGCTAACATTCAGAAGGTGGCTGGTTTACTTTCGATCACAAGTGACCCAGAGAATCAATGAAAAGCTGAGAAGCCAAAGGACTGTCACAGAGGAGTCTTCACCACCAAGAGCACCACACTGCAGGTAGCTACAATTTCCAACTTACCCAAGACGAGGTAGGCActaagaggcagaggcaggactcCAGCCTCAGTTTGACTTCATGCTACAGCATTAGCTCAGAATAACTGGGAAATGAGAGGGCAGACAGGAGAGAGTGTGTCTTTGAAGACAGGTTTGCTATTATGGATAATGGGAAAGGGCCACTCACTTTCCTTGGACAAGGTGAGAACCTGGAAAACTCTTGGTAGacatattaaagaaatagaatataacagggaagagggaaaagggTAGGAAAGTGTTACAGCCAGTTTGAAGGGCCTCTTAATATGCCTATGATTTATTTGGGTATATAATGTCCACAAATTGCCTATTTTCTCTTGGATGAGCTATCAGATTTCTATTAAACATGAGAGTTTCAGATTATCaggaacttttgtttgtttaaagacaAGGGCCAAGGTCTACAGAAAGTCaagaagagaacaaaattttaaactacTATATTGTCTGTCCACTCAATCTTACATATTCAGAAAGATCCCAGTATCCTTTAAATATGGGTAGTGATGATATTTAGTCCTGTAATTGTAACAATTCTTGGGGGTTATAGATCAAAAGCTAATAATAATAGGCTCCCGCTTCCTATAAGCTGATACTTCCTTTCCAAACTAAATAGAGCATATGCTAACAATCCTGAACTTTTAGGAAAGATTTGTTTGTTATGATATTGCGAGGGATATACTTGAGGTAGTTAAACTTTTGGCAAGAGTTGACCATTGGGAAATAGCAGAAAAGAGACACTCCAGCTAGGAGTGAATGCTGCTACCTTCCCCACTAAAACcagaacaaatggaaaaacaagcTTACTTCCTGAGTAAAGGGAATCAGGGATTCAGAAGTAGTCGAAGGGTTTGCAATCTTTTTCTGTGAAGAgccagagtaaatattttaggctttttggTCAAATACACTCTTTGTGTGTCTATTTTTtaacaatcctttaaaaatataaaaaccatttttaacTCACAGACTGCAAAAACAGGTTGTAGGCTAGATTTCACCCACacacaggctgtagtttgctatCTCTGGTACAGACAACAAATGGGGATTTATGTGAGACAGCACATGAAACTTTATTATAAAGGTAGATTTGGGACAAATAAGAGTTGAAGTAAAAGCAAACTACTGTCAAGTAATAATCTGAGCCAGAAGAGCTCACAGTAAACATGAAGAGAACACATTAAGACTACATGTGAATATAGTTAATTCTAACTGGGAAAGTAAGTAAAAAGGGAAcacaaggaggaaagaaaaaagattagaaGACAATTAGAACAGAGTCTACCAGAACCTTATTGTTATGTCGCAGCCTCCAGTGAGCTAGGACATGAACTGCCTGCAAGTCTTTTCCAACTGAACAACCATACGTAAACTTAACTTTTAATATTAAGTGAAGAGAAACATTTAAATACACAAAAAGCAAACCATTTACTACCTACTACGTAACTTACTTTTTATTGGAAGTATCTTGCATTTGTGACTGATGCTTTCTGGGTAACGCCATACATTTTAACATTaaaggttaaattattttttacatgcaAGTAGTGTTTATGGTTTTCCCCACATAGGATTACTGATTATAAAAAGATGACACACCACATGGGGTTAAGTGTCTCTTTTAATAGAAAAGCCAGCAAACTGTCTAATTCTGTTTCCTCCCAAACCACAAACTGAGTGGTAAATGAGCCTCTAGCCAACATATTCAAAGCTGAGaggattaaaaatgcaaaaataagtcCTCAGATCCAATTAAGGGAGCCCTGCTACATACAGGTTAATCAATACCAGTGGACTCCAGGAAGCTGGAAGACATTCTGATAACCCCACGCTGATAACATTTACCTCAATTAGCCTTTTTCCAGTTTCCAACTCATGAATAAAAGATAATACGTTGTTAAttctatttcagaaaattttttgcAAGTTGTTTTATTTACAATGCCAACTTTTAAAAGTCACTAAACTAAAGTTAACTGGACAATAAACTAGGCATAAATTGCTTTACAAAAAGAGGGAAAGCCCAAAATGCCACTTTCTATAGAGAACCCACAGTTTAGTTTTattcagagcaaagaataaaGAACTTTTGATCATACTAGAAGAAACTGAGCCATAAGTTTGGAATCTGTACTGAAACTACACATGCAATGAGGACAACATTCTGCTAATACAACTGATTTGCTGCTGCATTTGTGGactgtttttctaatattaacAATTATAAACAAAGCAGTGCAACTAGTATTTGGAACAATCCTTACAGTGTTACAGCATCAGACACAAAATTTCACTTCTCCTCACACCACTGGTTCTCTTTGCGTACCTAGAAGAAGAGACAGATATAAGGAAGTACCTTAAGTAGTCTTTTCTAAGACTACTATCTAATGATTCATCAATAGCCTGTGAGGTGGGTCAGAAGGAAATAGATGGAAAACCGGAAAAACCCAGTTAACAGTACGCTTCCAGGTTACCATTCTTTCCCTCCCCAGTTTTTTATTGTGCCCTGCTGAAATTATCAAGAAAAGCAAAGACAATGGGCAATTACAGCTTTAGTCACCAGAGACAACCTGCATCAACAAAATCATTCTGATCTATTCATTTCTTCCCCATTCACTAAGTTGCTCTGAAGTATCCTGGCACATAATCCATAGGGCCTGCTCTTCTGAAGTCAAATATTGATGGCTTACATGTAAGGTCCCAGGTGCCAAAACTAGTAACTGCTAAGGAACAAATATCAAACAGCACCTTTGGATGAAAACTAATTGTTCTTATGCTTATAAAAGAACAGTATCATCTAAGTGCTTAGACTAAGAGACAGACCAGAATATTTTTAGCATACAGAAGGTACCTATTTTCCCTCAAGTCAAGTCAAGACTCCTTGATATAAATACCTCTTTTCCTAGCATGCTATGGGTTTCAGTCTCTCTTGAAAAGCATTTGATCAAGAACAAGCTGTTAGCCACCTACCTGGGCTTCCTCTTCTTCAGTAAAATCATTTTTGATATTGAATGTCTTTCGAATCTCCTCAGGAGTTTTCCCCTTGATCATATTGGCAACAGTCTTGCAGGTAACATCAAGCAGACCTTTGATGTCTAAGTAGTTTGCTGCCTGTAAAGTAATTGTTGTTTTCATTATAGTTGATGCTTTAAATTAAATCCAGAATCAGTGACTAACAATCCATATCTAACTTAGCTTAAAATACTagttaattttaagaaattaaatgaataaataaatcaaattcttCTGTGAAAGATTATTGTATGTCCCATTCTTTGTTATACCTCTGTAATACTGAGTCCTTGCGCTACATTCAGCAAACTACACTACCTCAAACGTCAAAGAATGGCCACTACTGGCAGTTGTgtacgcgtgcacacacacaaacacaagttTGTGtttgacaaaaatatttaaagaattcagTGATtttcccggtggtccagtggttaggactctacgatctcactgccaagggcccaggttcaatccctggtcggggaactaagatcccgtaagtaGTTATAGCATTACATTTTACTGACCTTCTGATTCAACTTTtggtttctttgattttctctattgtttacctgttttctattttactgatttctgctcttacctTTACTACTCCCTTTCTTTGGGATGAAATTCATCTTTCATTAGTTTCTTAAAGTAAAAGCTTagactgctgggcttccctggtggcgcagtggttaggagtccgcctgccaatgcaggggacgtgggtttgtgccccggtccgggaggattccacggcagcggctgggcccatgggccggggccgctgggcccgcgcgtgctccgtggcaggagaggccgcagcagtgagaggcccgcgtgccacaaaaaaaaaaaaaaaaagcttagactgctgatttgaaacttttcttttttcttaaaatatatttatttatttatttaatttttggctgcattgggtctttgctgctacacgtgggctttctctagttgcggcaagtgggagctactcttcgttgcagtgcatgggcttctcattgtggtggcttattaccaagcacaggctctaggcacgtgggcttcagtagctgtggcatgagtgctcagtagttgtggctcacgggctgcagagcacaggctcagtagttgtggtgcatgggcttagttgctctgcggcatgtgggatcttcccggaccagggatcaaacccgtgttccctgcattggcaggcggattcttaaccactgtgccaccagggaagcccctttcttttctaatataggtgTTTAGGGCTATCAATTTCCCTCTAAATGCTACTTTAGCTTAATCTCACAGATTTTCGTATGTTGTGTTTCATTTCCATTCAGTTTAAAATACTAacttttcttgtgatttcttcattgactcatTCTTCAGTAATCATTCTTGATTACTAAGAAATGTGTTacttagttttcaaatatttgcagATTTTCCAGATagctttctgttactgatttctcaTTTCATTCCACTGTGATTAGAAAACATATTTTGTGTGACCTGAATCCTTTCAAAtgagacttttttgtttgttttgttttggccgtgccacgcagcatgcgggatcttagttccccaaccagatattgaacccacaccccctgcaatggaagcgcaggaatcttaaccactggaccaccagggaagttcccctgtGACTTGTTTTAAGGCCCACAACATGTCTATCTTGGAAgtatacacttgaaaagaatatgaattctTCTGTCATTAGTCTTCTACATCCTTATGATTCTCTGTCTACTTGTTTTATCAATTATTTAGAGACAGGTTTTGAAATCTCTAACTATGATTGTGGATTTGCCTACTTAACCTTTAGAGTTCTAttggtttttgtttcactttcTGGAAGTTCTGCTTTTAGGTAGAAAAACATTTAGGATTCTTATGTCCTTGTAATAATGAACAGACCACTTTATCATTATGCAATGACCCTCTTTAATCCTGATAATATTCTTCACTCTGAAATGTACTTTAATATAgtcactccagttttcttttggttattattGTTAGCATAATATTATCTTATTCCACCCTTTAAACCTaattgtgtctttatatttaaagtgagtttttTGTAGACAGAATAGCTAACTCTTTTCTATCCAATGTGATGACCTCTAACCTTTAATTGTGGTGTTTATAGACTGTTTACATTTAACGTGGTTATTGATACATGGATTTAAATATAGCATTGCAGAGTTTAGAGTTAAAATTCAGTATCAATGAATTTAACAAATTTAACTCTATGAAAAGTGCTAAAGGTATGGACTAGAAATATCTTACACTATGCATTAAAAACATACCAGTATAAGCTCAAAAAGTGTTCCTTGGTCAACTTTCAGGAATTCTTGATCCCAAACAGGGATATCATCTGTTcgcttttctttgttctcatcaTCCTCAGGAGGAGGAGGATCATCCTTGTGGTGGGTGCACCACTGAATGACCTACAACAACAAAAGTTCATTCCTATATGGCATTTTATAACAAGGTACTTCGTTCCACTGCTGGGGCAAGGTTATTCCTACACGGGGCTAAGAACTAACTGTAAGTCAACTTGAATAGTAAAGTTAGTAGCCCAGCTTGAAAAGCACAACCCTAGAGTTCATGGAAGATCTTAGATAACAGCGAACCATGAAGACAGATTACTATACTTGACCGTACTAATAAAGCTCCTGTGCAAAAAAACACATTAAGTCAGACAGGAAAATGACTGGGAAATACCTGCAACATGTACATGCCAGCAATGGATTaccttataaaatataaaatcttaacAATCTCTACACAGAAATGGGCTAAAGATATGAACAGgcaatttacaaaatatatctGAATATGAATAGTCTAAAAGGAGGAAATACTCAGCCTCATTAAATGCAAAATTAACACTACAGATACTACTTTAGACTGTACccccaaaagataaataaaaatcaagatgtCGATACTAATCATTGGCAACAGTGTGAGGATAACATGAACTTTTCTACTATAGAGTGTAAACTGGTATAATCCCTTTGAAAAGTAACCTAGGAGTACCTAGGGAAGCTGAATATGTGCATACACTATCACCAAGCAATTCTAAACACCCTAGACACATGCACAACACTACCCAGTATAAGAACAATGCAGGCAAAGCCCAAAGTTCCCTTAGTAATGGAATGAACACATTAAAGTTTCTAGAAGCTGATTAGCTAGACTATGCACCATCATATAGACCACAATCTACACTGAAAGTGTTAAGTTACAGAATCTAGGTGGTAGGAAAATGGGTGTTTGCTGTATAATTTAACTTTTCTGtatgattaactttttttttttaatattataatgttGGGGGAATAAACAATGCTGAGAGAAAATGGGAGAACTGAGAAATCATACTATAAGGatacaaaaaagggaaagaactACTTCTAGAAGAAAAAGCCAAGCATAAAGGGCTTTAATTAAATAGCTTTTTAAGAagtattccagggcttccctggtggtgcagtggctgagagttcgcctgccgatgcaggggacacgggttcgtaccctggtccgggaagatcccacatgtcgcggagtggataggcccgtgagccatggttgctaggcctgcacgtctggagcctgtgctccgcaaccagagaagccacatcagtgagaggcccgcgtaccgcaaaaaaaaaaaagtagtagtaTTCCAGTAGTATAAGaaagaaaccagggcttccctggtggcgcagtggttgagagtccgcctgccgatgcggtggacacgggtttgtgccccggtccaggaagatcccacatgccgcagagcggcttggcctgtgagccatggctgctgagcctgcgcatctggagcctgtgctccgcaacgggagaggccacaacagtgagaggcccacgtaccgcaaaaaaaaaaaaaaaaaagaaaaaaagaaacctatgaGTAACATATGGcatttaaaaagtcttaaaaggctatgtagggtttccctggtggtgcagtggttaagaatccgcctgccaatgcacgggacatgggctagagccctggtccaggaagatcccacatgccgcggagcaactaagctggtgcgccacaactactgagcccacacacctagagagcccacacgccacaactactgagcccgtgtgccacacctactgaagcccgcgagccacaactactgagcccgtgagccacaactaccgaagcctgcctgcctggagcctgtgctctgcaacaagagaagccaccgcaatgagaagcccgtgcaccgcaaggaagagtagcccctgctcgtcacaactagagaaagcccgcgtgcagcaacgaagacccaacgcagccaaaaataaataaaaaataataataaaaaaaggagatCTAactagataaaaatataaagctgTGAATTGACCTAAGACAAGCAAAGTGGTAAAAACTACATAAAGAACTCGTATAAAAAGCCTATTAAGactacaaaatggatgaaccttgaaaacattacactaagcgaaataagccagacacaaaagaatatccTATGATCCCATTTTTTATAAGATAGCCCAGTATAGTCAAAGTCACAGAGATAGAATACAGAATAGTGGTTACAAGGGGCTTTTTACCCGGACTAGGGATATTAAAAAGACTGGTAATAGCCAATCATGGTAAGAATACGGAAAAATATGCAATGCAGCTGTATCTCATGCCAGGGTCAAGAGAAAGCATAAAATGCAACTGCATATGGTCAATGACTCTGAAAATTCCTCAGGAAGGGGCCAAC
Protein-coding regions in this window:
- the SKP1 gene encoding S-phase kinase-associated protein 1, with the protein product MPSIKLQSSDGEIFEVDVEIAKQSVTIKTMLEDLGMDDEGDDDPVPLPNVNAAILKKVIQWCTHHKDDPPPPEDDENKEKRTDDIPVWDQEFLKVDQGTLFELILAANYLDIKGLLDVTCKTVANMIKGKTPEEIRKTFNIKNDFTEEEEAQVRKENQWCEEK